In one Agathobacter rectalis ATCC 33656 genomic region, the following are encoded:
- a CDS encoding keratin type I cytoskeletal 10, producing MVMNLQYFGGRGSSGGLGGTVAITRMKEPDEHGRATRESFYMTGKRNVLMNWDEDGNYHKKPIKTQDDVRLSFKTRDEAVKYAKKNGYKYINL from the coding sequence ATGGTAATGAATTTGCAGTATTTTGGAGGACGTGGCAGCAGTGGCGGTTTAGGTGGGACAGTTGCGATAACGAGGATGAAAGAACCGGACGAACACGGCAGGGCGACCAGAGAGAGTTTTTACATGACAGGTAAAAGAAATGTACTGATGAACTGGGATGAAGATGGAAATTATCATAAAAAACCTATAAAAACACAAGACGATGTGAGATTGAGCTTTAAGACAAGAGATGAAGCGGTCAAATATGCCAAGAAAAACGGGTATAAGTACATAAATCTCTAG